A single genomic interval of Lacrimispora sphenoides JCM 1415 harbors:
- a CDS encoding ABC transporter ATP-binding protein, with protein MEEKKTVLAVKNLSVSFTQYERWIKKTTLLAVKDVSLTVREGELVAVVGSSGSGKSLLAHGVLGILPYNAAWSGEISYYGEKLTEKRLGQLRGKEIVLVPQSVSYLDPLMKAGAQIRKGKRDQGSMGESYKILKRYGLDETVEKLYPFELSGGMTRRILISTAVMEKPKLVIADEPTPGLHLEAAKRVLSHFREMADEGAGVLLITHDLELALEVADRIVVFYAGTSVEEAYAADFREERLLRHPYSKALYRAMPEHGFRAAPGAQPYLKDRPSGCPYAPRCEYREARCLKEVDYVGLAGEMVRCVKAEER; from the coding sequence TTGGAAGAGAAGAAAACGGTTCTGGCGGTAAAAAACCTGTCAGTATCATTTACCCAATATGAGCGATGGATCAAAAAAACCACTCTTTTGGCTGTCAAGGACGTAAGCCTTACCGTAAGAGAAGGAGAACTGGTGGCAGTGGTGGGTTCCAGCGGTTCGGGAAAAAGCCTTCTGGCCCATGGAGTGCTGGGAATCCTGCCTTATAATGCGGCATGGTCCGGGGAGATATCTTATTATGGGGAGAAGCTTACGGAAAAACGGCTGGGACAGCTTCGGGGGAAGGAGATCGTTCTGGTCCCTCAAAGCGTTTCTTATCTGGATCCCCTAATGAAGGCGGGGGCTCAGATCAGGAAAGGGAAACGGGATCAGGGAAGCATGGGCGAAAGCTATAAAATCCTTAAGCGGTATGGGCTTGATGAGACTGTGGAAAAGCTTTATCCCTTTGAGCTGTCAGGAGGAATGACCAGAAGGATCTTAATTTCCACTGCTGTCATGGAAAAACCTAAGCTGGTGATAGCGGATGAGCCTACACCGGGCCTGCATCTGGAGGCGGCAAAACGGGTGCTGTCCCATTTTAGGGAAATGGCCGATGAAGGAGCCGGTGTTCTTCTCATCACCCATGACCTGGAGTTAGCGCTGGAGGTCGCTGACCGGATTGTGGTATTCTATGCCGGTACCAGCGTTGAGGAAGCATATGCCGCTGATTTCAGAGAGGAAAGACTCCTACGTCATCCATACTCAAAGGCCCTTTACAGGGCTATGCCGGAACATGGATTCCGGGCTGCACCGGGAGCCCAGCCTTATTTAAAGGACCGCCCCTCAGGCTGTCCCTATGCCCCCAGGTGTGAATACCGGGAGGCAAGGTGTTTAAAGGAAGTGGATTACGTCGGCCTGGC
- a CDS encoding ABC transporter permease encodes MKQWNGRKSMVCLLVLFITLLAAVTIAGQLYRTEALVTDFSRKNMPPCFSHPFGTDWMGRDMFARTMTGLSMSIRIGLLTAVVSTVIAFFLGLFAASMGRVADGFVVGLIDLVMGIPHILLLVLISFALGKGFKGVVVGISLTHWTSLARLIRGEVLQLKESQYIKISRKLGRGGFETALKHMTPHLIPQLLVGLVLLFPHAILHEASITFLGFGLSSEQPAIGVILSESMKYLSMGKWWLALFPGAFLVAVVMLFHLTGEMVGRLIDPGALHQ; translated from the coding sequence ATGAAACAATGGAATGGCCGGAAGTCCATGGTATGCCTCCTGGTGCTTTTCATCACTCTTTTGGCAGCTGTGACCATAGCAGGGCAGCTTTACAGGACAGAGGCCCTTGTTACTGATTTTTCCAGAAAAAATATGCCGCCCTGCTTTTCTCATCCCTTTGGGACGGACTGGATGGGCCGTGATATGTTTGCCAGGACCATGACCGGTCTTTCCATGAGCATCCGCATTGGCCTTCTCACAGCAGTGGTCAGCACAGTGATTGCCTTTTTCCTGGGACTTTTTGCGGCGTCCATGGGAAGAGTGGCGGACGGGTTTGTGGTCGGGCTCATTGATCTTGTCATGGGGATCCCTCATATCCTCCTGCTGGTTTTGATCTCCTTTGCCTTGGGGAAAGGCTTTAAAGGAGTTGTAGTGGGAATTTCTTTGACCCACTGGACTTCCCTTGCCAGGCTGATCAGGGGAGAGGTTCTTCAGCTTAAGGAGAGCCAGTACATAAAAATCTCCCGTAAGCTTGGCCGCGGCGGGTTTGAAACAGCCCTTAAGCATATGACGCCTCATTTGATTCCTCAGCTTCTTGTTGGGCTTGTGCTGTTATTTCCCCATGCCATCCTTCATGAGGCCAGCATCACGTTTCTGGGCTTCGGGCTTTCCTCAGAGCAGCCTGCCATCGGCGTGATCCTGTCAGAGAGCATGAAATATCTGTCAATGGGGAAATGGTGGCTGGCGCTGTTTCCAGGAGCATTTCTGGTTGCTGTTGTTATGCTGTTTCATCTAACTGGAGAGATGGTGGGCAGGCTTATAGACCCGGGCGCCCTGCATCAGTAG